A single window of Channa argus isolate prfri chromosome 2, Channa argus male v1.0, whole genome shotgun sequence DNA harbors:
- the mtmr10 gene encoding myotubularin-related protein 10 isoform X1, translating to MFSVKPTKPTFKCYLPPVQTDVKKTIEPPIKKLEPKLLPGEIVVNEANFVRKCISAESSQDDLWGKLICTNFKVSFIPQDAPPKQKSQLSHLLLGEHDIPLTCLEQVVTVNDTKGKKKVLGSNKKLKFNPTELILYCKDLRIIRFCFDEAGPESAKKVCLAIGHYSHPADLQLLFGFEYQGRRYHESKGNNPFPGERVNGSTPRGGLQTPIFDCSSDWDRAIKRTGASEWRVCTINENYAISQSLPEFIVVPVSLADQDLKQYSLFFIDNRIPYWCWNHPNGCALVRMANISDPLQQKKIEQRIYTAITKSHPQRSEIFLSDVDKCLPNIQDIQTAFVKLRQICVVDPFEESDERWLSSIENSRWLEYVRAFLKHAADIIFYLDGKNASVILQEEEDRDLNCVVSSLVQLMLDPHYRSLIGFQSLVQKEWVMAGHRFLDRCNHLKKSDKEESPLFMMFLDCVWQMMNQYPAAFEFTEVYLIVLSDSMWIPLFSTFLFNSSKQRAQYLMDFAKNKAIPQGEDKVVYFPPVWDWLQQFTSKDLTLFNNPMYVGKGAACVQNGEVKTFRRTKQKTYSSTMRGASTSMRNGVKGAEDTLPRRSSLVSELKSDFSTVKDESPLERFFRDWFSRPADQQGLLIPLFMPSHVALWKLFFLRWVPEACIPRGGPIHTYHKLSQLVDEIELLQSQIRQYKGPSPSSTPLPSPGGPPFNQRRMYFKASSPHDPPTPPDFLTSTFPFSPMGNLCRRSTHGTPISKFLNGARIWLSTETLANDTV from the exons ATGTTTTCTGTCAAGCCCACGAAACCAACCTTCAAGTGTTATCTCCCACCTGTACAg ACTGATGTGAAAAAAACTATTGAACCACCTATTAAAAAGTTGGAGCCTAAGTTACTTCCAG GGGAGATAGTAGTTAATGAGGCGAACTTTGTGAGGAAATGCATCAGTGCTGAAAGCAGTCAGGATGACCTCTGGGGGAAGTTAATATGCACCAACTTTAAGGTCTCCTTTATTCCCCAAGATGCCCCACCTAAACAG AAATCTCAGTTGTCCCACCTGCTGCTTGGAGAGCACGACATCCCTCTGACGTGTCTGGAGCAAGTAGTAACGG TGAATGATACAAAGGGGAAGAAGAAAGTGTTGGGCTCAAACAAGAAGCTGAAGTTCAACCCCACTGAACTCATCCTGTACTGCAAAGATTTGCGAATCATAAGGTTCTGCTTTGATGAAGCTGGGCCTGAGAGTGCCAAAAAG GTTTGCCTTGCTATTGGCCACTATTCCCATCCAGCTGATCTTCAGCTACTGTTTGGCTTTGAATATCAAGGACGACGATACCATGAATCTAAAG GAAATAATCCCTTTCCAGGAGAGCGTGTCAATGGCTCCACCCCACGAGGAGGCTTACAGACCCCCATTTTTGACTGCTCATCTGACTGGGATCGGGCGATCAAGAGAACGGGTGCTTCAGAGTGGAGGGTGTGCACCATCAATGAGAATTATGCCATTTCACAAAG TCTTCCTGAGTTCATTGTGGTCCCAGTTTCTCTGGCAGATCAAGATCTAAAGCAATACTCACTTTTCTTCATTGATAATCGCATCCCT TACTGGTGCTGGAATCACCCCAATGGATGTGCTCTTGTCCGTATGGCCAACATAAGTGATCCTTTACAACAGAAAAAGATTGAGCAGAG GATCTATACTGCCATCACAAAAAGTCATCCACAGCGCAGTGAAATCTTCTTGTCAGATGTGGACAAGTGTCTCCCAAACATCCAGGACATCCAGACTGCATTTGTTAAACTCCGACAGATCTGTGTTGTAG ATCCTTTTGAGGAGTCTGATGAGAGGTGGCTGTCATCCATTGAAAACTCAAGATGGCTTGAGTATGTAAG GGCCTTTCTGAAACACGCAGCTGACATAATTTTCTACCTGGATGGAAAGAATGCTTCAGTCATACTCCAAG aggaagaagacagaGACCTGAACTGTGTAGTGTCCTCATTGGTGCAGCTCATGTTGGACCCTCACTATCGCAGCCTCATTGGATTTCAGAGTTTGGTGCAGAAGGAGTGGGTGATGGCTGGCCATCGTTTTCTGGATCGATGCAACCACTTAAAGAAGAGCGACAAAGAGGAG TCCCCACTGTTCATGATGTTCTTGGACTGTGTATGGCAGATGATGAACCAGTACCCGGCAGCATTTGAGTTCACAGAGGTCTATCTGATTGTACTGAGTGATAGCATGTGGATACCACTTTTCAGTACTTTCCTCTTCAATTCTTCTAAACAGCGTGCTCAGTACTTGATG GACTTTGCCAAGAATAAAGCCATTCCTCAAGGAGAAGACAAAGTGGTGTATTTCCCTCCTGTGTGGGACTGGTTACAGCAATTCACCAGCAAAGACCTGACCCTCTTTAACAATCCCATGTATGTAGGCAAAGGAGCTGCCTGTGTTCAGAATGgggaagtgaaaacatttagaCGTACAAAG CAGAAAACCTACAGTTCCACAATGAGAGGAGCATCAACATCTATGCGTAATGGAGTGAAGGGTGCTGAGGACACACTGCCCCGACGGAGCTCTCTAGTGTCAGAGCTGAAGTCTGATTTCTCGACCGTGAAAGATGAAAGCCCATTAGAACGCTTCTTCAGAGACTGGTTTTCTCGACCTGCTGACCAGCAGGGCCTCCTGATTCCTCTGTTCATGCCTTCTCACGTGGCTCTCTGGAAGCTCTTCTTCCTGCGTTGGGTTCCTGAAGCCTGCATTCCCCGAGGGGGCCCCATCCACACTTACCACAAGCTTTCTCAGCTGGTAGATGAAATAGAGCTCCTTCAGAGCCAGATCAGACAGTATAAGGGACCCAGTCCAAGCAGCACACCTCTCCCTAGCCCAGGGGGGCCCCCTTTCAACCAAAGGAGGATGTATTTTAAGGCCAGTTCCCCACATGATCCGCCTACTCCTCCAGACTTTCTTACCTCCACCTTTCCTTTCTCGCCAATGGGAAACCTGTGCCGCCGCAGTACCCATGGGACTCCCATTAGCAAATTTCTGAATGGGGCGAGGATCTGGCTTTCCACAGAGACTCTTGCTAATGACACTGTGTGA
- the mtmr10 gene encoding myotubularin-related protein 10 isoform X2, which produces MFSVKPTKPTFKCYLPPVQTDVKKTIEPPIKKLEPKLLPGEIVVNEANFVRKCISAESSQDDLWGKLICTNFKVSFIPQDAPPKQKSQLSHLLLGEHDIPLTCLEQVVTVNDTKGKKKVLGSNKKLKFNPTELILYCKDLRIIRFCFDEAGPESAKKVCLAIGHYSHPADLQLLFGFEYQGRRYHESKGNNPFPGERVNGSTPRGGLQTPIFDCSSDWDRAIKRTGASEWRVCTINENYAISQSLPEFIVVPVSLADQDLKQYSLFFIDNRIPYWCWNHPNGCALVRMANISDPLQQKKIEQRIYTAITKSHPQRSEIFLSDVDKCLPNIQDIQTAFVKLRQICVVDPFEESDERWLSSIENSRWLEYVRAFLKHAADIIFYLDGKNASVILQEEEDRDLNCVVSSLVQLMLDPHYRSLIGFQSLVQKEWVMAGHRFLDRCNHLKKSDKEESPLFMMFLDCVWQMMNQYPAAFEFTEVYLIVLSDSMWIPLFSTFLFNSSKQRAQYLMDFAKNKAIPQGEDKVVYFPPVWDWLQQFTSKDLTLFNNPMYVGKGAACVQNGEVKTFRRTKKTYSSTMRGASTSMRNGVKGAEDTLPRRSSLVSELKSDFSTVKDESPLERFFRDWFSRPADQQGLLIPLFMPSHVALWKLFFLRWVPEACIPRGGPIHTYHKLSQLVDEIELLQSQIRQYKGPSPSSTPLPSPGGPPFNQRRMYFKASSPHDPPTPPDFLTSTFPFSPMGNLCRRSTHGTPISKFLNGARIWLSTETLANDTV; this is translated from the exons ATGTTTTCTGTCAAGCCCACGAAACCAACCTTCAAGTGTTATCTCCCACCTGTACAg ACTGATGTGAAAAAAACTATTGAACCACCTATTAAAAAGTTGGAGCCTAAGTTACTTCCAG GGGAGATAGTAGTTAATGAGGCGAACTTTGTGAGGAAATGCATCAGTGCTGAAAGCAGTCAGGATGACCTCTGGGGGAAGTTAATATGCACCAACTTTAAGGTCTCCTTTATTCCCCAAGATGCCCCACCTAAACAG AAATCTCAGTTGTCCCACCTGCTGCTTGGAGAGCACGACATCCCTCTGACGTGTCTGGAGCAAGTAGTAACGG TGAATGATACAAAGGGGAAGAAGAAAGTGTTGGGCTCAAACAAGAAGCTGAAGTTCAACCCCACTGAACTCATCCTGTACTGCAAAGATTTGCGAATCATAAGGTTCTGCTTTGATGAAGCTGGGCCTGAGAGTGCCAAAAAG GTTTGCCTTGCTATTGGCCACTATTCCCATCCAGCTGATCTTCAGCTACTGTTTGGCTTTGAATATCAAGGACGACGATACCATGAATCTAAAG GAAATAATCCCTTTCCAGGAGAGCGTGTCAATGGCTCCACCCCACGAGGAGGCTTACAGACCCCCATTTTTGACTGCTCATCTGACTGGGATCGGGCGATCAAGAGAACGGGTGCTTCAGAGTGGAGGGTGTGCACCATCAATGAGAATTATGCCATTTCACAAAG TCTTCCTGAGTTCATTGTGGTCCCAGTTTCTCTGGCAGATCAAGATCTAAAGCAATACTCACTTTTCTTCATTGATAATCGCATCCCT TACTGGTGCTGGAATCACCCCAATGGATGTGCTCTTGTCCGTATGGCCAACATAAGTGATCCTTTACAACAGAAAAAGATTGAGCAGAG GATCTATACTGCCATCACAAAAAGTCATCCACAGCGCAGTGAAATCTTCTTGTCAGATGTGGACAAGTGTCTCCCAAACATCCAGGACATCCAGACTGCATTTGTTAAACTCCGACAGATCTGTGTTGTAG ATCCTTTTGAGGAGTCTGATGAGAGGTGGCTGTCATCCATTGAAAACTCAAGATGGCTTGAGTATGTAAG GGCCTTTCTGAAACACGCAGCTGACATAATTTTCTACCTGGATGGAAAGAATGCTTCAGTCATACTCCAAG aggaagaagacagaGACCTGAACTGTGTAGTGTCCTCATTGGTGCAGCTCATGTTGGACCCTCACTATCGCAGCCTCATTGGATTTCAGAGTTTGGTGCAGAAGGAGTGGGTGATGGCTGGCCATCGTTTTCTGGATCGATGCAACCACTTAAAGAAGAGCGACAAAGAGGAG TCCCCACTGTTCATGATGTTCTTGGACTGTGTATGGCAGATGATGAACCAGTACCCGGCAGCATTTGAGTTCACAGAGGTCTATCTGATTGTACTGAGTGATAGCATGTGGATACCACTTTTCAGTACTTTCCTCTTCAATTCTTCTAAACAGCGTGCTCAGTACTTGATG GACTTTGCCAAGAATAAAGCCATTCCTCAAGGAGAAGACAAAGTGGTGTATTTCCCTCCTGTGTGGGACTGGTTACAGCAATTCACCAGCAAAGACCTGACCCTCTTTAACAATCCCATGTATGTAGGCAAAGGAGCTGCCTGTGTTCAGAATGgggaagtgaaaacatttagaCGTACAAAG AAAACCTACAGTTCCACAATGAGAGGAGCATCAACATCTATGCGTAATGGAGTGAAGGGTGCTGAGGACACACTGCCCCGACGGAGCTCTCTAGTGTCAGAGCTGAAGTCTGATTTCTCGACCGTGAAAGATGAAAGCCCATTAGAACGCTTCTTCAGAGACTGGTTTTCTCGACCTGCTGACCAGCAGGGCCTCCTGATTCCTCTGTTCATGCCTTCTCACGTGGCTCTCTGGAAGCTCTTCTTCCTGCGTTGGGTTCCTGAAGCCTGCATTCCCCGAGGGGGCCCCATCCACACTTACCACAAGCTTTCTCAGCTGGTAGATGAAATAGAGCTCCTTCAGAGCCAGATCAGACAGTATAAGGGACCCAGTCCAAGCAGCACACCTCTCCCTAGCCCAGGGGGGCCCCCTTTCAACCAAAGGAGGATGTATTTTAAGGCCAGTTCCCCACATGATCCGCCTACTCCTCCAGACTTTCTTACCTCCACCTTTCCTTTCTCGCCAATGGGAAACCTGTGCCGCCGCAGTACCCATGGGACTCCCATTAGCAAATTTCTGAATGGGGCGAGGATCTGGCTTTCCACAGAGACTCTTGCTAATGACACTGTGTGA